In the genome of Fusarium poae strain DAOMC 252244 chromosome 1, whole genome shotgun sequence, the window AGGTGCCGGATACAGCATTGGTATATCAACAACAGAAGCCCCGCCTCACCTTTAACCAGGACAACATccctcatcatcagcatTAATAGCAAATATGGCGCGCGGATGGTTTGTCAATTGCGCTGCCTTCCTCTTGGCTCTGACCGCCGGAGGGAACGCGTACCGTCTTCCCTCCCTCTCCGCTCGCGCCAAAGACAGTGGTCCTAAAGCCGTCAACATCAGCGTGCCTGTCGATCATTTCCACAATGACACCATCTATGAGCCTCACTCTGACAAGAAGTTCCCTTTGAGATATTGGTTCGATGCGCAATACTACCGCAAGGGAGGTCCAGTCATCATTCTCGCGTCGGGCGAAACCTCAGGCGAGGATAGAATACCCTACCTCGAGCATGGTATTCTCCAAATGCTGGCCAACGCCACAGGCGGTATCGGTGTTATTCTCGAGCATCGTTACTATGGAACGAGTTTCCCTGTGCCAGACTTGAAGCCTGAGAATATGCGCTTCTTGTCCACTGAGCAAGCTCTTGCCGACACAGCCTACTTTGCACAGCATGTCGAGTTTCCCGGACTGGAAGAGCACAATTTAACTGCGTCCACAACCCCCTACATCATCTATGGTGGGTCATACGCTGGTGCTTTCGCTGCTTTCGCGCGCAAGATCTACCCCGACCTTTTCTGGGGTGGCATCTCCTCATCTGGTGTCACCGCAGCCATTGTCGATTACTGGCAGTACTTTGAGGCTGCACGTCTCTTTGCACCCGGCGATTGTGCCAAGGTCACACAGAAGCTCACCCACGTCGTCGACAACATCCTTCTTGGCGAcgacaaggaagagaagaagcagctcaagatcGCGTTTGGTCTCCTCGGACTTCGAGATGACGATTTTGCCACGGCCATCTCTCAAGGTATCGGAGGCCTGCAGAGCAACAACTGGGATCCTGCATCCGACTCTTCCAGCTTCGGCCTGTACTGCGGTAGTGTCTCTTCCGACGACATTCTCTTCGCGAGCACTCGACACCTCGCGCCTTATGTCAAAACATGGCTCATCTCCGCTGGTTAcaagaagcagctcaagtATATGACAAACCGCTTCCTCAACTACATTGGCTACATAAGGTCCAACGTTGAGAGTGACAAGTCGGGACGCTGTAACGGAAGAACGTTAGATCAGTGCTATTCCATCCGTGGGTCAATGAACGAGACTACGCTTGACCCCAACAACATGTTGCGTCAGTGGACATATCAGACTTGCACACAATGGGGATACTGGCAAACTGGATCTGGTGTACCAAAAGATCAACTTCCCATGGTATCTCGTCTCATTGACGTCGAATACAACACGATTCCCTGCCGTGAGGAATTTAATATCACTACGCCTCCCAATGTTGAATCCATCAACAAGCTCGGCGGCTTCAACTTCAGCTATCCCCGCGTAGCCTTCATCGACGGCGAGTATGATCCTTGGAGGGCTGCTACTCCTCACGCCATTGGTCTGCCGGAGAGGGAGTCTACTGTCAGCGAGCCCTTCATTCTGATCCCTTACGGTGTGCACCACTGGGATGAGAACGGCTTGGCTCCTGGTAGCGAGGAGATCGGACTGCCTCCTCCTGCTGTCAAGAAGGCGCAACAGGATATCGTCGACTTTACCAAGGCTTGGTTGGAGGAttgggagaaggagaagggcaACAGTGCTGCAGACCTTTAAAGAGATAACTTCTCACGTCAAATAGCTAATTGAATCCTTTAAGAATCATTATATATATCCTCCAGCTCTAATAACCTTCGCGTCTGCTGACCTTGTTGATAAGATCACTCTGCCCCGCACCCAATCTCTCCAAGTTTAATCCAAAAATGTCGAACAATCTCTTGTAATAGAACGAGGAGTTCGCACTAATATGAGGCGTGATAATCACATTCTTTGCGCTCCAGAGAGGGTGGTTCTCAGGCAACGGCTCAGGATCAGTAACATCCAGCGCCGCGCCCACAATCTTTTCAGAGTTCAACGCCTCGATAAGATCATTCGTGTTAACAATAGGTCCACGGGCGATATTGACGACGAACGTTCTCTTCTTGGTGAGTATGTCAAACTCGGGCTTGGAAATCAGATCCCTTGTTTTGTCAGTCAACGGTAATGCGATGACAACGATATCGAGGCCTGAGTCGAGGAAAGTGCGGACATCTTCCTTGGACCCGCCTGAGAACCATTTACTAGGGAATTCACCCTCTGGGTCTCCAAGGCCTGGGGGCGTGTAGGAGTCATCGCGACGAGACTCCGGGGTGTTGCGAGGATGGAGAGTGTAAGCGTGGACGTCCAGACCTAGTGCCTTGGATAGACGAGCTGTCTGACGCCCTATACTTCCGTACCCTAAGATCCCACTATGACGTGTTAGGCAATACTCTTAGTCTTGAGTTTAATGTTTCGTACATTCGTTTGCCAGCTGTATCTGTGGCATCTTCGGGGTCATTGTTGAGGCGGTACCATCGGCCTTGGTCCTGTAGCTTGGAGTATTCTTTCACTTGATACCCTGTTATTTAATGCGCCCGATGGATTATTCTTGTTACTCACATCGAAGTCTATGGGAAAGATAAGTCCCGATGACCCACTCAGCGGTTTGAGGCCTTGTCATCGTCAGTAACCTCTCGACATTATACGGATCACAACTCACCCATGAACTCCACTAGCTGTGCAGATAGGAATCTTTGTATCGGCAAACAGGGGATTCTTGGTAAAATAATCTACACCAGCGCTAGTAAGCTGGATATACTGCAGATGAGGCACCTGCTCTGGCTTCGGCAGCAGGTGAACAGTGGCCACGGCGGTCAAGATGATGGTAGTATCTTTCCATTCCTTTTCATCAAACTCAGGCTCCAAAGGCTCGTTATGCTTCTTCTCAATGAATGTCTTGATGGTCAGGTCAGGGAATTGTTTCTGGATAGCTTCGACTTGTGTTTTGGGAGACTCGGTATTCAGAAAGATGATTGCCTTGTGACCCTTGAGGCTTTTATTAGTCTTCGTCACGATGAGCGTCATTTTGATGTTATGGAGTATTGAAGTTGATCAAAATCCTACTATTGAAGGATATTCTTGAGTAGGTACTTGAGTGAATCTGCAGGATGGAAGATGCAACAGGTGGAGATCCTCATCGCGTCAAGGTGGGGTAGATTGACGTTTGAGATAAGGAATTGCTTGTCACGATAATTACTAGGAGATGGAAGATGGCGTAATGACAATAAAGTCCTCTTATGCTGTTGTTATTGAATTATATGACAGATGTGAAGTGTATAGGTTAGTGCTTCCCAAGTCTTCGGATGCAAGCACAAGTACTAAGTCTTGGAAGCATggtccaagaagcataaTCTGATCGACTGGGATGGACGACCACAACAACAGAAAGCCGGGTGATAAGAGAGAGAAATGGCAAGCCCGGCCCCATTCTTCTGATGCCAATAAACGATCCCACACGTCAATCTCGAACACGCCAAACCAGGTTCCAGTCTTCTGTCGCGTTAGGGTCTGGTTCTTGGGCTGGTAGTGTTGCGTTATCTGGTCAGTAGGAGGTTACCCTATACTAGTATTGGATCACGTCGACTGAATTCACTTTCCAAGTCTAGAGACTTCAACTCGGCTCTTTTAGAGCTTTATGTTGCACTTCCGTGATGCAAGAAGTTCATTCAATGATTGTTTACACTTTAAAATTTCCCTGGTTCGAATGGTTGCCTAAACCATTGGTCTTATTGTCTGACATGTGTGAGTTGAGTTGCAGGGGCAAAAACAACGATTGGCAATAAGAGGCACACGTACGCACATAGAAGCAAGGTAGGCGGCCCCCAATTGTAATTTTGTTTGATGTGGCCCGGCGCTACATTACAACTTTAACCTCTGAAGGCCTTGAGAAGGCTAAATTAGTATGTACGGTCCATGTCCCATCCATATCAGCATCAGCCCTACGAACAGCCTACCCCCGCTAATGCTGGACACCCCACAGCAGCAATAGATGGTATTGGCGGCGGCAGTGCCCGAGCTGAGCAACCACAAACTTCATTTCCACATTGTGACTTCTTCAACTTCTATGCACTGCCCGACGCCACGAATACCAACAAACATGTAATTCCACTCCGAGGAAAGCTACGAAGCGAAATATGCATTCAAATAACAACTTATCCCCCGGTGGGATCAATATCCGGTCATCCTTCATCCTATCTCTTGACAACTCTAAATGGCATCCATATCATCGACGCCCACAGACCTTCCCGTCCCGATATATTCGGCGATCGACAACGATGATCTCCTGAAGCGTATCGAAGCTTCCTCCTGCGTCGAGTTTCCCATCCTTCACTCCCCCGCCAGCCGTTCCACGAGTTTGCAGCGCCTTACCGTCGACGCGGATTGGAACACGTACCACGAACCCTACCGTATCGAGACAGACATTGTCGACGCCTTCTTTCTCGCCATAGAAAAGGGCCACGATGATATTGTCGCCGACTTCATAGCCCGTGGATGGGTGTCACCTGATACTACGAGTCGATGCGGAGAGACGCCCTTGATAGCAGCTGTGCGCGCGGGCAAACTGCCAATGGTCAGCCGCCTCGTCGCTCTCGGCGCAAGCGTCAATCAGTACGGTCGCGTGCCAATTGAGGATAAAACCATCGCGTCAGAGGAGCTGCATGAGCGGACTCCGTTAATGGTCGCTGCTGATCGCGGTCATCTGGCTCTGGTCAAAGTCCTGATTGAAGACTACGGCGCCAAGCACGATCTTATCGCACCAGACGGCGCAATCGCTTTGCGTCTAGCAGCTATGAATCGCCATCGCCAAATCGTACAATATCTGCCCCATTTCCGCGGTGGTTCGTGGAAGAGGTGGATGCACGTGCATCGCAAGCAGATGGAGAGACTGCAACGAGCTGCAAAGCGGCTGTTCAACTTTCTCCGGATACTGTCCTGGGACTGCCCCAAGTTTCTTTTATACGATGCGCCCAAAGAGGTATGTCTTGCGGTCTGGAAGCGCCGCCACCGGATCAAGAACTTCGTGAAGGAAATACCCGGGAAGATCAAGAGAGGGGTTGCTGCGATACCTGGGCATATCAAAAGCGCTGGGAAAGCGATGTGGAAGGGTATCAAGAATATTCCATCGTTTGTGAAAAGTGTTTTTCAGGCGATTTGGGAACTGTTGAAGAGAATACCTGGCGCTGTGATGACGGTTCTAAGATGGATCGGTAACGGACTCAAGAACATCGGCGAAGCCATTGCCGACATCTTTGCCAAGCTATTCTCGTTTCTACACACAGCGGTCATGGCCATTGTCACCTTTTTTCGTAGTATCACACTACGGGACATCTGGTATGGCTTCTGCTATCTCGCCCGGGCCATATTCATCGACGCACCCAAAGCAATTGGTGCATTCATCGTGTCCTTTGGCAAGATGACCTACGATGTTCTGGAAGCAGTTTTCGGTTATCTTGGCTCATGTATCTGGCAAATTGGCGTGGGTATGCTCTGGCTGATCAAATATATCCCGCTCAGGATCTGGACCATGATTGAGGCTCTGGGTATATCGTTGGTAAAGGCTTTTGAGGAGGCGATGGTGTTTGTCAACCCAAAGCGGATGTGAGCTTCCATCACCTGGATCAGATAATGTATAATACCCAAATTAAAACACAATATGTGCAGCGCAATTACCGCCACAAATCCGCTATGTATACATGATTATGCCCGAGTTGGCTGTGTTTGTTGGCTTGAAACCAACCATTGTTATTATGGCGCCGCCACAGGGTCTTGATTAAACCACTAATGGCCTAATTGCAAGCCTAACATGATCTAATATCAGGGGCAAGGGTATCTACTACTTAGCccattttttcttttccaatCCATTAGGGCGTCAAGAAGAAATACAGACGCGAAACGTTTTCCACTTGTATCGCCACGAAAAAAACCGTTGGTCCGGACTTTTTTCCTCAATGAAGACATCGTCAAATCGATAGTGCCTTCGCTGTCCCCGCCAACAAACCAGTCGACCCCTGCATCTTGGACGGCCCCCTGTCTGGAATACTGACAGTGCTTTTTAGAGGATCGATAGTTTGGCGACTCAGCTGCCAAGTAATTGTTCTAGATTATGGAAGAGGCAGAGGCTATCAAGATGGGCATGGGAATAAAGATGTGCACTGCCCATGAGGCCGAGCGGTTGAGTCCGCGTCTGGCTTGCACCGATTATCTGTCGAGGTTCTAGAGATGGCTCGCCGTCTTGTCCTTTCGTTCTTTCTCGCTTCGGCCTTGTATTCGTCTGGAGTTCCTGCTGGACCTTGCCGGCCGAAACCTGTGTCCTCTTACGCTGTTTCGAGCGTTGCGACAAGTGATGTCTCTACAGATCTTACCGGCCTAACGTCTTCTATTGAGAGTTTGACTGTCATAGTCTCAGCAAGCGCTTCGACTGGTATCTCAACTGACCGTGGGGAGACCGATGCTGCTCAAACGACCGGTAGCTTGTCGCTGAGTCTACCCGACAGTCTTGTTACGACTGCGACTACCTATGGAGAGACTACTACTGTGGCGACTGGCCTTGCTACAGAAACATTCAGCTCTATGACAGACTCTAACACGGTTTCTTCCTATTCTGCGACCACTGGCCTTGGAGCCGACACCTCTAGCTTCACATCCGGTTCTGTCGCGACGGATTCTGCCAGTTACACAACCAGTGGTGCCACAGCAGATGCCAACACTGACACCGCCAGCGACGACACAACCGATGTCTCTAGCTTCAACACAGGTTCTGCCACCACAGTCGCGACTTACACGACCAGTGATATTACGACTGATGTTTCTAGCCTCGCTACGGACTCTGCCACCACAGATGCCTCAACCCACACCATCAGCCAGTCCGAAACTGGCACCACCACTGGTCCTGCCACTACTACCTCAGCTGATTACTGTAAGCCTCTCACTCCCAAACATGGACTTCTTTGAACTAATGTTTCCCAGGTAGCAACGCGGAGTGGCAGAacgatgccctcatcgcttCCTTCGAGAAGACAATGACATATGCGATAGGTGTCTGTGCCACTGCTATCGAACCCGTCACCACCGTTGCAGCCACAGGATCACCAGAGACTACCGAGACTGAGATCATCGCCGTCACGGAGGATCACGCCGACGAGACCAAGATTGTCATTGATGCACCATCCACCAACTTTGTCGCCGGACCTGACAGGACTGTCACCGCTGTCCGTCGCGACGGAATTATCGAGATCATCGAGCCAAAGACCATCTACGACACCGTCGCCCGCACGACTATTGAGCTCCCAACTGCTTACGAAACGGTATATACTACCAATATTGAGTACATCGGCAGCACCAGCGTAGATACAGTCTACGATGTCGTCGATACTCAAACGACATTGATGGTTACGGACACGACCGAGATCACAGCCGCTACTTCTACAGATGTGGTTACCGAGACTATCACCAGTATTGAGAGCATTCCTACTACATCTACCGAGTACGTAGTCACCGGCACAACCATCAAGTTTGCTCCAGGAATGACTATCCACGTGACCAACTCTCGCACATTCGTTGTTTACTTAGTCCCATCTACCCGCACGCATGTTTTGTACACGACCACCGATTACCTCACTTCTGCTTGGACAACTGTCACTGTTCAGTCAACGGACACTGACTATACCACTGTCCCTACGGAGACTGTCGATGTTACTACCGCCACGAACACGGTGGACGAGACAATTGTCACGAGCACTGACACTGACTTTGCTACGAGCATTGTCACAACTAATGAGTGGACCACAGAGACTTGTAAGTCTATTCAATTGATCAAGTAACCACATGCTAATGTTCCACAGCCGTCTCTACTTCAACTAGCACCAAGCTTCTCCCTCCAAAGTATACCCAGCACGAGTTCCCTTGGCTACAGAACAAGAAACGAGCCATCGCCAGCGCTGCTCTCAAGGCTCGCGTCGCTCTGCCCGACAGCCTTGAAGAACAGTGGATCAACGAATTCGGCGAATCTCATTTCCATAGTGCTTGCTCGTGTTTACTTCCCTTCTCTCTCCCCACGAGAACCGTCTACGCGTCTGCAGAACTTGAGACAATCATTGAGAAATCCACCACTATCGACAAGATCTATGGTGACACCGTCACGTTGACCATTACCACGGCCGCAACCGTCACTACCCACAAGACCTTGACAGAGACGACTATCGTAGATGGAACCACTTCTATCGAGACGCGCACCATTCACAAGGATGTCACCCAGACTGTCTTGTCCACACCCACAGCTCAATCCCTCATCACAAAGGTAGTGGTTAATGATGATGTGAAGCAAGTCACTAAGGAAATTGCTGTCATTGACACAATCACTCTGTATGGTATCGCTACTGGATATACGTGGATGGAAGTTACCCGCACACAGGACATCTACGATCTTCGTAGCAAACTGTTCCCGGTTGTCCAGACCATCGATATTGCCGAGACGTCTACCTCTACTCTCCCGACTACCACTGTTGAGACTACCGTAGAAGTAACTTCTACTGCGTTGTCTACTGCCGATGAGACTATCTACGACGCGTTTACCAGCATCGTTCCCGTTGCTATCACTGATGTGAAGAAGTTCACATATACAAAGACTGTTTTCACTGATGCGACATCGGTCTACTCAATTGAAGCTACCAACACTGTTGGTACTATTGCGACAACTACGCTGACTACGTTCACCACTGTCGCCAATGGAGTTACATCCACAATCACCACAATCCTGTCCACCGACGTAACCGTCACAGCCCAAGCGATCGCAACAGAGACATGCGCCATGCCCATCAAGGACGGCGATTTCGAGTACGAGCCTGGCACCAGCCCGTGGTACGCATCCTACAAATCCAAGTACGATTGGAACAAGATTTGGCTTGACGATACCCATGGCAAGGTGCTCCAGACGGCGAAGCTttacaacaacaccaacttCATCTTGTGGCAGGACATCAAGTCTTGCAAGGGTGTGACTTTCAGCTGCGACTATCAATTCTGGATCGACAAGTACTACTACGTCAAGGGCGACAAGAAACCCGGTAAGGGTAAAAACGACAACAGCGACTCTGCATACTACTGGTGGACGCCATACGTCTGGACGTACTGGAACGATAACCCTACCACAATTGGGGAGCGGTGGCCCAGGAATGCGGGCGAAACTGGAAGGTGGATGAATGCCAACATCCAATTCCAGACTACTGGCAAAGTTGACACTCTGTGGATATACTCTGCAAGTCCACAGTGGCCGTGGGAAGGCGACAACTTTCTCATGCTGGATAACTACAGGTGCAAACCGATTGCGTTTAAAGGGCCGAATGGACCTGTTGGGGGGTTCCGTACATAGCGACTAACTATTTAGTTACTATTCTTCAGTAcattattacttatatacaTTTTTATCTGAATTCACGGGGAGTGATACTCTTGTTGCTTCTTTCTTCAATTCGACACGTCTGTAAGATCAATAAGCAACAAAATAACAACCTCCATGCTTCAGGGTAAATGTCCAAATTCGTTCAACAGTGCACAAACTAGTCTAGCCTACTGATCTCGTGTCTTTACTTCTAGCAGCCAACCTAACTGATGCCCCAATATAGCGGAATGATAGTCGCGAGCTTCAATTGAGGACGTACCACTCTCTCTACATAGGGATGTAGACACTCTGTATCCAACTTGATGGTTGCAACAGCGGGAATTGGGTTTGGTGCGATGTGTCTTATTGGTCTCGATAATTGAGTTCAATTCGTCATTTTCTCGTGAATCTgagcctcttcttcttgtcaatcGCATTCCTACTTTGCTATCACTACCTGAGATATCGCTCGCCTCAGTCCCTTccaattattattattattattactattattgaTCGTGCTATTATGATGTTTCAAAGTTCCGTCAAGTCGTCAGTTCATCCACTCAATTGATCATGAGGGCTTCCACTCAATTCACGCGATGCACTTTGCTGTCGCATTTTACACAGCTGGTTCGTTCAGGCGCTGAGCATCTGCATATTGACTCCGCCGTGACTCTCTGGCATTAGATCGCTCATCATTCCCCTCCCAGCCAGCCTTGATAAGCCAGAACAAGGCCATCAATGGCGTCGTTAGAAGACTCAAAACGCCACAAAGAATAGCCTTGAAGGCCTGGGGTGTCCAATGATCGTCGTACCGCCAGTCTCCGCCGTCGCGCTCACCAAGAGTGGTCAAAATACCGACAGACAAAGGCCAGAGGAGGATGAACCCAGCGACAGCAAACATGAAGCCTCTCAGCGCTCCCTGCACAATGGTGTTGAACAGCGAAGCAGCTTTGGGCTCGTTGAGCGGCCGTACCTTTTCGGACTCGATCTCTGAATCGTTGGGATCAGAAGGcggaagaaagaaaagccaTCTCATCCATGGGTGCGACGGTTCGGGGATGAAGCCGACAGGTTGAACAGAGCGCTTGGAGAGGTCGTAGCTGACGAGACCCATCTCAACGAACCAGGTGAGGATGCattggatgatgatggtgacaGCGGCATCACCCGATAACGTGTTTGGTAGTTGAAACAAGCGTATAGGGTTTTTGATGGTGTCTTGGGTTGTGTACATGGCTGTAGACGGGATAGTCAGTTTTTCTGTCTCGTCTCTCATATTGTGTCATATCATGACGATGATCCGTACCCAAAAGGTAGTGATTGTCAGATCCAGAGAGGAACAAACTCACGGTAAGCCAAGGCAAAATTAACGCCGCCGGATAAAAGCATGGCACCCACACCATCGAGGCCAAAGACGTAAAAGAGTTGATGACCAGTAAAGTTCAAGCTTGGCCTCATCCGCCCCTCCTcttgttcctgttcctgcATTTCGTCTGCGTCAATCTCAGGGTTGACAGGTTTCATGGACCCCTCCAACCCCtgcttggcttgttgcaaaaCCTGCCCCTGTGTCTCATGTTGCGCCATCGCAGTTGACATGTCGATTTTAGCGTATTTTTCCGTTTATTCCTTTTCCAGCTGATGAATCAAGGCAGGAGACAAGTCAAGTTGGTTGTTCGGATGAATTGAAAAGACTGAGATTGCGTATGCGTATGC includes:
- a CDS encoding hypothetical protein (SECRETED:SignalP(1-22)~MEROPS:MER0093133~BUSCO:19837at5125), with the protein product MARGWFVNCAAFLLALTAGGNAYRLPSLSARAKDSGPKAVNISVPVDHFHNDTIYEPHSDKKFPLRYWFDAQYYRKGGPVIILASGETSGEDRIPYLEHGILQMLANATGGIGVILEHRYYGTSFPVPDLKPENMRFLSTEQALADTAYFAQHVEFPGLEEHNLTASTTPYIIYGGSYAGAFAAFARKIYPDLFWGGISSSGVTAAIVDYWQYFEAARLFAPGDCAKVTQKLTHVVDNILLGDDKEEKKQLKIAFGLLGLRDDDFATAISQGIGGLQSNNWDPASDSSSFGLYCGSVSSDDILFASTRHLAPYVKTWLISAGYKKQLKYMTNRFLNYIGYIRSNVESDKSGRCNGRTLDQCYSIRGSMNETTLDPNNMLRQWTYQTCTQWGYWQTGSGVPKDQLPMVSRLIDVEYNTIPCREEFNITTPPNVESINKLGGFNFSYPRVAFIDGEYDPWRAATPHAIGLPERESTVSEPFILIPYGVHHWDENGLAPGSEEIGLPPPAVKKAQQDIVDFTKAWLEDWEKEKGNSAADL
- a CDS encoding hypothetical protein (TransMembrane:3 (o346-365i377-398o410-429i)) encodes the protein MASISSTPTDLPVPIYSAIDNDDLLKRIEASSCVEFPILHSPASRSTSLQRLTVDADWNTYHEPYRIETDIVDAFFLAIEKGHDDIVADFIARGWVSPDTTSRCGETPLIAAVRAGKLPMVSRLVALGASVNQYGRVPIEDKTIASEELHERTPLMVAADRGHLALVKVLIEDYGAKHDLIAPDGAIALRLAAMNRHRQIVQYLPHFRGGSWKRWMHVHRKQMERLQRAAKRLFNFLRILSWDCPKFLLYDAPKEVCLAVWKRRHRIKNFVKEIPGKIKRGVAAIPGHIKSAGKAMWKGIKNIPSFVKSVFQAIWELLKRIPGAVMTVLRWIGNGLKNIGEAIADIFAKLFSFLHTAVMAIVTFFRSITLRDIWYGFCYLARAIFIDAPKAIGAFIVSFGKMTYDVLEAVFGYLGSCIWQIGVGMLWLIKYIPLRIWTMIEALGISLVKAFEEAMVFVNPKRM
- a CDS encoding hypothetical protein (SECRETED:SignalP(1-22)), whose translation is MARRLVLSFFLASALYSSGVPAGPCRPKPVSSYAVSSVATSDVSTDLTGLTSSIESLTVIVSASASTGISTDRGETDAAQTTGSLSLSLPDSLVTTATTYGETTTVATGLATETFSSMTDSNTVSSYSATTGLGADTSSFTSGSVATDSASYTTSGATADANTDTASDDTTDVSSFNTGSATTVATYTTSDITTDVSSLATDSATTDASTHTISQSETGTTTGPATTTSADYCSNAEWQNDALIASFEKTMTYAIGVCATAIEPVTTVAATGSPETTETEIIAVTEDHADETKIVIDAPSTNFVAGPDRTVTAVRRDGIIEIIEPKTIYDTVARTTIELPTAYETVYTTNIEYIGSTSVDTVYDVVDTQTTLMVTDTTEITAATSTDVVTETITSIESIPTTSTEYVVTGTTIKFAPGMTIHVTNSRTFVVYLVPSTRTHVLYTTTDYLTSAWTTVTVQSTDTDYTTVPTETVDVTTATNTVDETIVTSTDTDFATSIVTTNEWTTETSVSTSTSTKLLPPKYTQHEFPWLQNKKRAIASAALKARVALPDSLEEQWINEFGESHFHSACSCLLPFSLPTRTVYASAELETIIEKSTTIDKIYGDTVTLTITTAATVTTHKTLTETTIVDGTTSIETRTIHKDVTQTVLSTPTAQSLITKVVVNDDVKQVTKEIAVIDTITLYGIATGYTWMEVTRTQDIYDLRSKLFPVVQTIDIAETSTSTLPTTTVETTVEVTSTALSTADETIYDAFTSIVPVAITDVKKFTYTKTVFTDATSVYSIEATNTVGTIATTTLTTFTTVANGVTSTITTILSTDVTVTAQAIATETCAMPIKDGDFEYEPGTSPWYASYKSKYDWNKIWLDDTHGKVLQTAKLYNNTNFILWQDIKSCKGVTFSCDYQFWIDKYYYVKGDKKPGKGKNDNSDSAYYWWTPYVWTYWNDNPTTIGERWPRNAGETGRWMNANIQFQTTGKVDTLWIYSASPQWPWEGDNFLMLDNYRCKPIAFKGPNGPVGGFRT
- a CDS encoding hypothetical protein (TransMembrane:4 (i59-83o109-128i195-214o234-257i)), translating into MSTAMAQHETQGQVLQQAKQGLEGSMKPVNPEIDADEMQEQEQEEGRMRPSLNFTGHQLFYVFGLDGVGAMLLSGGVNFALAYPMYTTQDTIKNPIRLFQLPNTLSGDAAVTIIIQCILTWFVEMGLVSYDLSKRSVQPVGFIPEPSHPWMRWLFFLPPSDPNDSEIESEKVRPLNEPKAASLFNTIVQGALRGFMFAVAGFILLWPLSVGILTTLGERDGGDWRYDDHWTPQAFKAILCGVLSLLTTPLMALFWLIKAGWEGNDERSNARESRRSQYADAQRLNEPAV